TTATGGATTAGATTTGTCGATAAATAAAATGGACCATTGAGTCtgatattaattaaaaaataccttttatgaatctttttttttctggTTGCAGAAGTATTATGCAGATCTCTGAATTCACATGTTGATAATGAGATCTATAAATTATGAGTTACCTAGATAAGTGAGAGAGTTTAATCACCTGAGGGTAAATGAAATCCTAATTTTTACGCCAGCAGATAACAACTCTATTATCTAGCCGTAAAGACTTTGAGAAGAATTATGATTTTAGATTAATTGATCAATAAGAACAAACATGTTTACTACTtgttcaacaaatcatcttttaatATTGTGCAGGTGGGTCATAATACTAAAATGGACAAAAGTTCATACATGCCATGCTAATAGAATAAAAGATAGAGCCAAATAATATAGAAAAGCaatttcttttgaaaataatatagAGTATTGTATGAGAAATAATTTTGTTCTTATTGTCATGGAGACAGATTCTTTAgatttaaagaatattttgaaggaAAATTAGTATATCCCTTGATGAATTAGTATGAAAATAGTTAGAACTAATTCAAGAAAATCGAAAAGAGTTCATAAAACTCAATATGTGCTcagtgaagaaataaaaagataGTTTCTTCACTAGCAGTATGTTTAATTTTACATGTATCATTAATTATCGAAATATTCAAGACTCACCATAGGAGGCACAATGATTAATACAACTATAATTTAATGAAATGAATGCAAAAGGAGCTTACACTGTAGACGATAACGTAGGTTATTAGATTGATCGTCTATCTAGATACTTCTTGATGTATTTTATTAGTGTCCTTGAGGCTCATTTCGAAGAAAATAAATGATTTGATTATGAAATTGACGCAACACATGATTCTCAGATCTATTTTTTGTATGTAAGAAGGGTACAAAATTACCTGCTAAGACGAACTTGTTTAGTACCAAAAACAAGATCCAAGAAATATCTTCATCTTGGATATGAATTACCATGACACTTGTGTTAAAGCCTGGCAGACTGCCTATAATAATATCTTTTAGTGTTTGTCGAAGTCGTTGAAATAAGTCTTATAGCACCGTCATCAGTCCCTTTCGGTAAAGATGTAGAAAATCTTTTATTTCAGAAGATTCCtattgttttagttttactttcctcttttatttctttttaattttttctgtttttgattgttattttttttagcttGGTCGGTTGAACATTGCCTTTTGAACCGTTTGTTATTACAATAAATAAGGTCAACTTTGgctatttgattaaaaaaaaattatatttattttcaatctttaaaTCAAATACTGACTTAATTCTCTTGTTCTATTTTCTCTACCAGTTTATTCCCTTTCTTTTTCACGATTTTCTATCTATTTCCAAATGGTATTAGATTCAATTTGGCAGGTTAATTAATCACTTGATTAGTTGCAGTGTGTATGCAATTTATCTAGATATCTTTAAggtacattttttattttttatttaatttaaaaattataaataaaaagctAACAACCAATCAGAAAAACAAGATTATTTGTAATGATTATTTTTCCTCCTTACCACTAATTTTATTTGTCTTAATGATCAACAAAAGTAATCTTTACacatttacatgattttattttttatccatcTTTACATTTCTACTCCTCGTTGTTGATTTAAATGTGAAGGTGGGGCGAAGGAACATTTTATTTAGGTCTTAGCGATCAATCTTTTTCTTAtgtgtaataaaaatattttgacataattaagaaaatttaaggatataattaaattaaattgttaACGGATGATAAATGTTATAAATTTTACATACTTTAAAGATATTTGAACCCTTTTCGATAAAAGCCATAACTATTATCGTAAAGCTTCTAAAAAAGAGAAAGCACTACAATGTTTAGCTCTTTTTCAGTCATAGGTTttgaaattaaaacttaaaattgtgtTTGAACAtgcattttatttgaaaaattattgaatGTTGTGAGTGAAaatcctaaaaatacaaaaactgaTCCAAttggaatttgattttttttaattaatttttaaaattttaaaatctatatTTAAATAAACATTAAATAAATCTATAgtcaataatatttaaaaataaatatttagtaaATCTATAGTCAATACTAGCTTAATGCTATACTTTATTAATATTCCAAAAAAGTACATAATATACTTTCTCGAATGTATTGGTAAGTTGCTCTGTTAGTATAACaaaacatcaacatgaaaatGGCATCCATTAGTTACGTGCACATGTtaaataatgtatttatttttcattaaccAAATAATAACCCAATTATTATTAAActtgaaataaagattgtgaactttattgaacttttatttatttattcttctgaCAAATCAGTTAGGATGATGACGTGTAGCTCTTTTGGAGGGAGAATTTAAGACCAAAAATTACTTTGAATTATTCTTTTGATACTTTCAGTTGGATTATATTCCCAAAAGGAAACAAATAACCCAAATGGGCCTTCCGTTTAGAACTCTGTTTGTGTAGTTGCTAGATATTGTTATACTATTGTATTATATCATagtgtatatattattttaatgaaataatatttacatgtattatattattttctGTTTATATATAAAGTCGCACATGAacaaaatttgaaagataaatctaaaaaatgaGATACATAATAAAGCTATTATAAAAAGTAGAGTAAATAATAAATGAAGAcggaatgaaaaaaaaatgataatgcgATCACATTAAATTGGCTCATTACGAAAATGAGATTTTCATCGTTATATCATGATGAATTTAATGATATGATACAAAAAAATTTAGGCAATACTCTCAGCAAATTTCAGAAACATTAAGTGGTTTTTTTCATCTGTGGTGTGTGATACAAGACAACCCAAGAAtacaagaaaacaaacaccaaaacagtccactggTTCAAGGAACTATGAACCTCTTTTGGTGACCCTTCTCGGATGcaagaacacaacaagaacactatgTAATGAGGTGGTTAATACCTAATTTCCAGCAGCAAACCAAACTATAttatgacaataaaaatgaagaacaacaatgttacaaccacaataaccaaactgcttgaacaacaacaacacaaactacaagattagaataagaaacaaagatagatagttagacaagtgtagaTGTATTCTTAACAACCCAAAAGTATATTCACTGTTGGAACATTAACACTTCATATAACAAACACCTAActtttacaatgacacaagaggggcatccacctctcaaagcaccaaagcctcaagctttgcaacacacaagagaattcACCCTTATGTTATATGCcctaattttaattttgagaacactctctcacaagagtagtttcttcaatatcaagcataaactaagaaaataaaccctacaaagttttatttatacaacattataaataatagagaaataacaaaagaaccctttagtgactagtcttaaaaaatactcaaaaatgttatgatcatgatcatacttttATCAGTGCGAGAGATAAAAGGCTCAATCATTCAGTTGAGGTGCATAAAAGATGACTCAAACACCATGATTATCaattttcttttacataataataaaaaataaacattatatTTAAACTAACAATATAATACATGCCAAACAAATAGTAACAATTCAACAACCATCCAAAGTCCAAACAAGCCAACACCCACATTTGGATTGGGATCGGATATCATTTCCGACCCGATCCGatccgacccgacccgacccgaacACCGCTCCAGTGGTGTTGAAAATGCACTCACTTTATATATCTCTGTCTCTCTGTTACTTTCTCGCTCTTCACTTATAATTTCTCCTTTAGCTTCTCTCTGCACTCAATTGCCATTTCTATCGGCGATTCGTAAGCCTACAATCAACCTACTCAAAGGATCCATTCCAAGCTCAGTCGGTGCATCTTCGGGATTTTTGTAAGtgttttttctctcaaattttggAACCCTAGTATCTATGGATTTGGGGTTTTAGCTTTTTCTGGCTATTTTACTGTGAGTAGAACAGCTGTAACTATAATTTTGTCATTGATTGTATGTTAGatttatttaatttgtattaAGATGGTACTTGGAATTGTAAAAATGGTGCCTTTTTACTCGAATCCTTGTTTTTTCCATATGTCCTGGACTTGGTCGAAAGAGTTACATTAATTGGTATCTGTTGTTGatggtgggaggtgacaggtttccgtggaattagttgaggtgtgaGCCTGGATACTACGGTTTTTAtggtttttaaaaaaatggtgCCTTTTTTACTCAAATCCCAGTGGAGACAAAAGCGCTTGGTGATTTGTTTTCCATCTGTCCTGgacttggtggatagagttaccttACATGGTATCtgttgttgctggtgggaggtggcaggtatcccgtgtaTTTAGTTGAGCTGTGAGTCTGGATAGcacggttataaaaaaaaagtgGTGCCTTTTTTACTCAAATCCCAGCGGAGGCAAAAGCTCGCGGTGATTTTTTTCCATATGTCCTGgacttggtggatagagttacctcaCCCGGTATCtattgttgctggtgggaggtgacaagTATCTCGTGGATTTAGTTGAGGTGTGAGTCTGGATACCTTGGTTATAAAAAAAATGGTGCCTTTTTAGCAATTGAGTGTTGTTCTCATGCTAGGGAATTAACATGTTAGTAATTAGTTGAATGAAACCAGTCCAAATGGAGAAAATGGACATTGAAGATTCTGGTAGCCAAGCGTCAACTAGTCGCGGATAGAGGTGCTAGTTGTTGTTGAGGCAGATTAACATGACTTGGAAAGTTTCTCAAATTTGGACTAAAAGGTGTAACTTTATTTCCATCCAACCCTGTTGCATGCtaataatcaacaacataaaaatttattGTTGGTAGTTATAATTACCTTTAGAAACTGAATAGGAGTTGGGAAAGAATCTAGTTTGAATTGATATCTGAATGCTTTATTCCAGAAAGAGAGCTGGTGTTAGTCAAATATTGTAGGAAATGTGTTTCTTATCAGTTTAGTGAGGAACCTGTCAGTGGATTTTTGGTCTCTATATATTCAATAGGAAGATCCATACTTCTCTTTGTTAAGAACTAGATCCCATTCATTTCATCGACAAAGGTATCAACGGTATCAACGATATCAACGATCCTGGAGTGATTCCGTTAATGGGTAATATAGAAGTTCTAAGAGGCGAAGTATGGATTCTGCTTCGTTTACAAATTCCTCCCTACACCAAAAATAGAACAAAGTTTACAGTTAAACATGATCTGTTGGAGTAAGTTAGCTTGttcttcaaaatatttgttgttcCTTCCTTTCCAAACTGACCACCACATGCATGGTGGGATCATATTCCACCACAATGTCTTCTTGTTCCTCTCATGCTTCTGTTCCATCAATGTAGTTATATCATGGTGTCTCTTGGCATTACCCATTTTATATCTGGTAAGTTCAGGAAAATATGGTAAAGTTTTGATCTTACCTTGCAATGAATCTAAAGATGGTTTATAATTCTTCTTCCTCCCCACATATTAGGCATTTTCTGCACAAATTAAGTCCCTTTCCTAAGATTGTTATGTGTTAGGCATGCATTTTGGGCTACCAACCGAGATATTCCAAATCTGAGACCACGGCCAATGACTCTGGTGGAAACTTGTCTAGGTGAAGTTGTAGCAAGATTTTACAGTGAAATTTCCTTGGTTGTGTGGCTTCCAGACTAAGGTATGCTTACTGTCATTGAAGTTTTGAGGTGGTTCTAAGACGAGCCGTAAAGCAACTCCTCTTCCAACTTCCTAAGTATAAAGATTTCTTAGAAATGTGAAATTTTAAGAGCCTTGTTGTCGGCAGAACAATAAAAATGGTGCCTTGTTCTCTGTAGATAGCCAGTGAAATTTCAAGATGGATAGCCAATCCCTACAAGTCAGGGAATTGGTTCTTTAGAGGGTCCAATTGTCGCTCCGAAAGGACACTttttcatcatttccaactttaaaACCAATGTTCTCTCCGAAGTATAGTCTAAGTGCTGTGGTGCTTCTCCATATGGAGTAGTCACATTTCCAGCACACCACATAATGTCAGCTCCATATTTAATGTAAATGACATTCCTCCACTGCGCTTCAGTGTCATGGTTGAACCTCCACAACCATTTAGTCGTGTAAGCTTCTGTTGTGTTGCTTTAGGTTCTTGATTCCCAGTCCTCCTTCTCGGCCTGTAGTGAATTTGGTCCATTGGACTAGGTGGAATGTCCTTTCCCTTTTGTTGCCCTGCCATATAAAGTATATTCTTAGCTGATCCAGTATCTTCTTGATCTTTGCTGGTAAGGATAACTGGACATAACTTAGGTTGGCAAGGAATCCGACACATTGTTAATGTTGCGAACTAGGAATCACCGATTAATTGGGAGCTAGAAATCAACTTTGAATTGAACTTATCCGTGTTCCATTGCAATTACATTTTAAAGATGTTCAGTGTGAGATGTTGGAATTAATATCGTCATTATTGGATATTTGATGATGAAATTTGTAACATGGATTGCAATTTGATGTTATGAACaggaattttttatattttaggtaATTCTGTATTTTCTATAACTTCGGCGTTTCACCTCGAAGATGTGTTTATGATGCTTCGTGCTTTAAATATCTGCAGGcttgtcattattattttttgttgcgATTTCTCCCCTTTTGAAATACTGTTCGCCTCTCATAAAGATAGATCCTGATGAACCACAATCTTTACAGATTCACTGCAGTCAagatttacttttagttttatcttttattgtagaTAATTAGTTGATTGAGATCATGTCGCCATGCGTTGATTCCTCCAATTACATACCTTTTTGTGAGTCGAAAGATCCGAGTTATTCCTTAGACATAGTCTGGGCTAAAGACCAAGCATGGCTCTCTTTTAGTGATAAATTTAACTAATATGTGGCGGATTGCATCTATTGCATTGATTGTGTCAAAAACAAGGTTCATATCTTGCTGAGAATTCTTTCAATGCATTTAGAGTGTCTGCCAAGTGCGAACAGAAGAGAAAACTTTTCCTCTTTACAGCCAATTTAGCAATTTGGCAAAACTTTGCTGCGACTACGGTATAGTTTTACAAACAATTGAATAGATTTTGGTGCAAAACAATTTGGTGGCTTAGGATGACATTCAAACTCTTGCAGATTTAGCATGAGTGGGGCCAAATGTGTGATTATAGTTCAGGATAGTCAAAGAATGATTTTTTGGGTTTTGGATTAGGTGTTAGTGCCGTGTAGTAGGAAGGATATTTATTGATATGAGGATGCTGACCACTGATTAAAATGTCTTAACAGAACTGTAATAAATGCTGTACAGTGGTCAGCTTTTACAGTTGCATGTTATTGAGTTGTTGAGATTATTTGCCCTTGGTAAATAAGGAAACGGTATGACCAGtaagattttatttattaatcaGCGGGACAGCTTTTTAATCTACGGATCCTCTGTATCtccattttatatataatatagttTATTAAAATGGTCCCGTCAAACTAGGTGGGAATCTTCAAGTATAACTGTATACCTCTTCTTTGTCATCTCAAGTAATAGCTGTTTCCACTTGACAGAATATGTCTCTACTTTCACCTAACTGAACTTGGATGAATGTCTTGCAGGTTTTATGCAGTTGTTTGAGGAGGCAGCTGATTCTTAGCTTCTATGAATAGTAATCCCATGTTTAAGTTCTGGATTTTGCATTGCAATGCCGGACATCAAAAAAGTTGATTTTATTGATATCTTGCTATGTTAGTAGTTGCTCGGGACATTTAATAATCAAAGGTTTTGGACTTAAATTATCTATGCCTGGCAATGAAGTCAGAGATAGGGTTCACAACTTTTTCGCACAAGACAGTTCGTCACAAGGACAACATCATTCTCCTGTAGTGGATGGGAATTTGTCAGCTGTAAGTAACATTTTGGGGGTTGGAAGCCAGAGTCAGACAGGTGGACTGAGTTCTAACGCATACAACTTACAGAACTCTGGTAATTTGATATGTTGTCTAAACTTTATTTGGTAGCCAAGTAGCTCGTTGGACGatttcttattttcctttgttTGCAGATACTACTAGAGGACATAGCAGTTATCCATTTAATGTGCAGCGTGGCTTGGATTCTGCACAGTCAACTCCATGGGCCGAGTTTGCTAAAAGTCAGCAGCCAAACTTGAATCGAATCATGTATGATAATCAGTATTACCAGACAAGGCAGGATGAATCAAACTTTTTGGCTGTGAATACAGGTTCTAATCAACGTAATCTTGCCTCAGGGGGCTCATCTTTTCATGAATTGCAGCGAGGGGCGGGTCTTGAGCAGCAGGCAAGAGGACTAGTTAGGTCAGATGCTTCTGGAAGTCCTGCtagttttgatctttttggtGGTCAGCAAATGAACTATCAGCAATCAAACTTGCTGCAATCTTTGCAACGACAGCAGTCTGGTCTTAACGAAATGCAGCAACTGCAACAGCAAGTCATGTTCATGAAGATGCAAGAGCTTCAGAGGCAACGACAACTTCAGCAACTAGATGCCGGGCCACAAAATCTATTAAATCAGGTTTCTCCCGTTCCTAAGGTGGCATCTAGTAACCATTCTCCTGCTTCTATTAATGGCACCAATAATTCCGGAGCAGTAAATTTTGCTCAGGCAACTGAGCTTGGCAACACAAATTGGTTGCAGCATGGTTCTCCAGTCCTTCAAGGATTTGCAAATGGATTCAGTCCCACCAATGGACAAGCacaacatttgataggcttgataCCTCAACACATTGATCAGTCTCTGTATGGAATTCCTGTTGCCAATTCAAGAGGAAGCCTGAGCCAACTTCAACAGTTGGGAACTAAGAAGCCTGCGGTACAGCCAACGCCAACCTTTAGTGGTTCATTTCCGGTTAATGAATGTGCTGAATTGTCAGATCAAGTCAGTGGGCAGGATGGGACTTCCATTCATAGACAGAGTTCGCAAGGTGAAGGTTTTTTTGGTCACAGTGTAAGTCAAGCTCTATCTAATGCCGTAAATACTGAGAATCTTCAGCAAGCAAATAATGTGCAAAAAGGTTCAGTTCTCCAGGATTTCTGTGGTAGACTGGATGTAACCATTCCCGCAGAGACCTCACAGGAGAAAGCTGCGGCACAAGCTTCTTCACCACATAATGAAGTCAGTTTAGATCCTACAGAAGAAAGAATTCTGTTTGGCTCAGACGACAGTATATGGGGTGCCTTTTCCAAGAGCCCTAATAGGAACGAGGAAGGTGGTAATCTGTTTGACAGTGCAGGATTGCTTACTGGATCTCCTTCTATCCAAGGTGGTACTTGGAGTGCTCTTATGCAGTCTGCTGTTGCAGAAACTTCGAGCAGTGATGTTGGTCCCCAGGAGGAATGTAGTGGTTTGAATTTTCACAGTGCTGAAATTCCTTCAGTGAATCCGAATCTGATGTATAACAGTGGGAGACATAAAGCATCTTCCACTGAAGACAAGTTGCCCCTAGCACCGTCCTTGAATTCTTTTGCTGTCCAGGGGCACAGGTTTCCATATGAACAAGGTCAGAGTGTGCAAACAAATTCTCAGAGACCTGTCCAGTCATCAGATGGAGGAAACAAGTGGTCAGATTTTGGTCCACTGCAGACGTCAGTTGCTGAAGCTAGGCAGATGTTTAGCAATACTTCACATCCTCTTGACACAGATATGATTTCAAGAAGGGGTTCTAGTACTTTGACGCCTGAGCTTGGTGGAGCTAGACAGCCATGGATGAAATCAGCTGGTTGGGGTGTTCTTGGCTCAACAGTTTCCTCTGGAGATGCAACTTTTAGTATTTTGAGTGAGAACTCATCAAAACGTTTGCAGGAGAACAATCAGAAGAAATTTATCCAAGACGAAGTCCTTCATGGTGGTGTGGCACTGAAATCTAGTCCACACGGTAATTCTACAGTTCATATGGAGCATGTGGGATCATCTATGGCTAGTCCACAGGGGAATTCAGAGGTTCTTAGCTCGTATCGCTCTGCCACAGCTCCAAACTCAAGTACGACGAAGGGTGGTGAAGAAACCTGTCAATCTCTTCAAAATAATTATCAATCTAATTACTGGGAGAAGGCTGATTTGGTTAAATCTAATTTAAATGAAGGCTTGGGGGTTTTACAGCATGAACGTATGAAGGACAACCAGGTTTTGCAGTCATCACCTTATGTTGGTGATAAAGAGTTTACAATGCATGAGATGGAGAACAATGATAAGAAGGATAATTCAAATGACAGCTATCACTCTAACTTGCAGCCTCATTCTTCTGCTGGTGGGGTTACGGAAAATGCATTATCAGATGCCAGTGATTCAAGGTGTCTTCTCATGGGGAAGCAAAAGCCGTCTGATCAGGGTGGTCGGAAAAATTCTTGGCCTCCGAAGTTCCAGTATCATCCCTTGGGGAACGTGGATGAGGATGCTGATCCTCCTCGTAGCATGAAACAATCTACTCATTCTCAGTCTATAGTGCAGCACAATCCCCAGCATGGACAGTCAAAAGTTTTTGGTCAGGTTCCTCATAGTCAGGTAGAACTGGAGAAGGTGATATATGTgctaatgtagtatatttttgaagagCCCTCTGTTCCTTATATCCTTGATAAACAACGAGGGGCTAATGTTCTTTGATGTACAGGGGCAGTTGTCTGATGGTTTGATGGACTACAAAGGCTCTAGTGAGGTGCATTGTCAAAGCAGGTTTCCTGGTGGCGTATCTACCATTCCTGGTCTTTTCAACAGATCTCTCGACTTACATTCACCTAATAAAGTTGCGGAATCTAGGTAGTTGATTTCTTGATTCTTAGAACTATTAGTGGTGGTCATGGGTACATTTTAATAGATAGTGTACGATTTAGATGTTCTTTTGTACGTATCTTTAAACCTTGTTCACTGTCAAATTGAGCTGTAGAGACT
The Capsicum annuum cultivar UCD-10X-F1 chromosome 6, UCD10Xv1.1, whole genome shotgun sequence DNA segment above includes these coding regions:
- the LOC107855402 gene encoding uncharacterized protein LOC107855402 isoform X1, with the translated sequence MPGNEVRDRVHNFFAQDSSSQGQHHSPVVDGNLSAVSNILGVGSQSQTGGLSSNAYNLQNSDTTRGHSSYPFNVQRGLDSAQSTPWAEFAKSQQPNLNRIMYDNQYYQTRQDESNFLAVNTGSNQRNLASGGSSFHELQRGAGLEQQARGLVRSDASGSPASFDLFGGQQMNYQQSNLLQSLQRQQSGLNEMQQLQQQVMFMKMQELQRQRQLQQLDAGPQNLLNQVSPVPKVASSNHSPASINGTNNSGAVNFAQATELGNTNWLQHGSPVLQGFANGFSPTNGQAQHLIGLIPQHIDQSLYGIPVANSRGSLSQLQQLGTKKPAVQPTPTFSGSFPVNECAELSDQVSGQDGTSIHRQSSQGEGFFGHSVSQALSNAVNTENLQQANNVQKGSVLQDFCGRLDVTIPAETSQEKAAAQASSPHNEVSLDPTEERILFGSDDSIWGAFSKSPNRNEEGGNLFDSAGLLTGSPSIQGGTWSALMQSAVAETSSSDVGPQEECSGLNFHSAEIPSVNPNLMYNSGRHKASSTEDKLPLAPSLNSFAVQGHRFPYEQGQSVQTNSQRPVQSSDGGNKWSDFGPLQTSVAEARQMFSNTSHPLDTDMISRRGSSTLTPELGGARQPWMKSAGWGVLGSTVSSGDATFSILSENSSKRLQENNQKKFIQDEVLHGGVALKSSPHGNSTVHMEHVGSSMASPQGNSEVLSSYRSATAPNSSTTKGGEETCQSLQNNYQSNYWEKADLVKSNLNEGLGVLQHERMKDNQVLQSSPYVGDKEFTMHEMENNDKKDNSNDSYHSNLQPHSSAGGVTENALSDASDSRCLLMGKQKPSDQGGRKNSWPPKFQYHPLGNVDEDADPPRSMKQSTHSQSIVQHNPQHGQSKVFGQVPHSQVELEKGQLSDGLMDYKGSSEVHCQSRFPGGVSTIPGLFNRSLDLHSPNKVAESSPNMLQLIQKVDQSRECGSVAEFGHSENKASSKMPEAGDSDESLVHHLRSQSAASQGFGLQLGPPSRRAPVQDHSLTSQSPIQTFRSSHSSHSAVDTGEKNQGPMCPPHQVQSFHSPSDLSQEGLKNIRFGIPGSSNNVTSIFSMPGNLSPAFDSHSGFPCMGDQLKTPNLARTSVQLSTNQPMSVSFDKHASFHTEKGDSCRGSASGQSVDDNTQDKPILPADKCQLSNSNGTMESIFTNQVTSQEPVSISQALVSGISKQGTSSKMLSSVRATVPPPQQPFSSQYGTDPSHISQSHQLNIVESSLSAPERQGASQTDPSSAKSLVSSEGEERREKESPSQHISVRNIDLIQKMNDSQGRETSVNYISGGSPANSASMQRDIEAFGRSLKPNLSNQNYSLLNQMQTINHMEIDPSNRAFKRIKVAGSSTGAPHVPSGDAETLGFSGPEDLQRSISSQQGRKLFPQDVLALHQDNSQSSAHGNNTNSVTLEQTRNNPQLETSWFDQCRTLKNGQMLHMYDAGRAAAMKTVEQPFTIGKSSSSLHALNTMLQIMPATSDRSTIGSVAPNSVPSSAAIEYFSSPTLPEDVGRQHLILKPMKRKLVASEKTPWHKEVSVDSRSGQTISLAEREWARAANRLTEKIKESIDFNDEGPPRLKAKRRVVLTTQLMQQLLPSPPAAILSSEANSENECVAYSISRLALGDACNMVCCSNGDLNMPCDDKDLLPEKCVTSQRINKDNYVKAVEELQERVRRLESDFSRLDKRASVLDVIVDGQDQEKFGVINRFAKFLGRGPYDGIPQRYVKALPVPKDLPTETHCLSL
- the LOC107855402 gene encoding uncharacterized protein LOC107855402 isoform X2 produces the protein MPGNEVRDRVHNFFAQDSSSQGQHHSPVVDGNLSAVSNILGVGSQSQTGGLSSNAYNLQNSDTTRGHSSYPFNVQRGLDSAQSTPWAEFAKSQQPNLNRIMYDNQYYQTRQDESNFLAVNTGSNQRNLASGGSSFHELQRGAGLEQQARGLVRSDASGSPASFDLFGGQQMNYQQSNLLQSLQRQQSGLNEMQQLQQQVMFMKMQELQRQRQLQQLDAGPQNLLNQVSPVPKVASSNHSPASINGTNNSGAVNFAQATELGNTNWLQHGSPVLQGFANGFSPTNGQAQHLIGLIPQHIDQSLYGIPVANSRGSLSQLQQLGTKKPAVQPTPTFSGSFPVNECAELSDQVSGQDGTSIHRQSSQGEGFFGHSVSQALSNAVNTENLQQANNVQKGSVLQDFCGRLDVTIPAETSQEKAAAQASSPHNEVSLDPTEERILFGSDDSIWGAFSKSPNRNEEGGNLFDSAGLLTGSPSIQGGTWSALMQSAVAETSSSDVGPQEECSGLNFHSAEIPSVNPNLMYNSGRHKASSTEDKLPLAPSLNSFAVQGHRFPYEQGQSVQTNSQRPVQSSDGGNKWSDFGPLQTSVAEARQMFSNTSHPLDTDMISRRGSSTLTPELGGARQPWMKSAGWGVLGSTVSSGDATFSILSENSSKRLQENNQKKFIQDEVLHGGVALKSSPHGNSTVHMEHVGSSMASPQGNSEVLSSYRSATAPNSSTTKGGEETCQSLQNNYQSNYWEKADLVKSNLNEGLGVLQHERMKDNQVLQSSPYVGDKEFTMHEMENNDKKDNSNDSYHSNLQPHSSAGGVTENALSDASDSRCLLMGKQKPSDQGGRKNSWPPKFQYHPLGNVDEDADPPRSMKQSTHSQSIVQHNPQHGQSKVFGQVPHSQGQLSDGLMDYKGSSEVHCQSRFPGGVSTIPGLFNRSLDLHSPNKVAESSPNMLQLIQKVDQSRECGSVAEFGHSENKASSKMPEAGDSDESLVHHLRSQSAASQGFGLQLGPPSRRAPVQDHSLTSQSPIQTFRSSHSSHSAVDTGEKNQGPMCPPHQVQSFHSPSDLSQEGLKNIRFGIPGSSNNVTSIFSMPGNLSPAFDSHSGFPCMGDQLKTPNLARTSVQLSTNQPMSVSFDKHASFHTEKGDSCRGSASGQSVDDNTQDKPILPADKCQLSNSNGTMESIFTNQVTSQEPVSISQALVSGISKQGTSSKMLSSVRATVPPPQQPFSSQYGTDPSHISQSHQLNIVESSLSAPERQGASQTDPSSAKSLVSSEGEERREKESPSQHISVRNIDLIQKMNDSQGRETSVNYISGGSPANSASMQRDIEAFGRSLKPNLSNQNYSLLNQMQTINHMEIDPSNRAFKRIKVAGSSTGAPHVPSGDAETLGFSGPEDLQRSISSQQGRKLFPQDVLALHQDNSQSSAHGNNTNSVTLEQTRNNPQLETSWFDQCRTLKNGQMLHMYDAGRAAAMKTVEQPFTIGKSSSSLHALNTMLQIMPATSDRSTIGSVAPNSVPSSAAIEYFSSPTLPEDVGRQHLILKPMKRKLVASEKTPWHKEVSVDSRSGQTISLAEREWARAANRLTEKIKESIDFNDEGPPRLKAKRRVVLTTQLMQQLLPSPPAAILSSEANSENECVAYSISRLALGDACNMVCCSNGDLNMPCDDKDLLPEKCVTSQRINKDNYVKAVEELQERVRRLESDFSRLDKRASVLDVIVDGQDQEKFGVINRFAKFLGRGPYDGIPQRYVKALPVPKDLPTETHCLSL